From a single Nematostella vectensis chromosome 3, jaNemVect1.1, whole genome shotgun sequence genomic region:
- the LOC5509049 gene encoding multiple coagulation factor deficiency protein 2 homolog: MARVEETSGRITLLVLLSTVQLTMVRSAVDPTANSAQAEGFLSNQAKDTQHLKEHLQQEFGLDEDAAAHYLKENDANAQFFLMHDYDNNSRLDGLEILNSLSHNHHEQDAEHNKEQSQEQLISFVDLILNDQDLDKDGYISYAEFIRFMNKQQQEVHKQEEQKSQGHSEQVKGQG; encoded by the exons ATGGCTCGAGTTGAAGAGACTTCTGGTCGGATAACCTTGTTGGTTCTCCTTTCCACTGTTCAGCTCACCATGGTCCGCTCTGCTGTCGATCCGACTGCGAATTCAGCCCAAGCCGAAGGATTCCTGTCTAACCAAGCCAAGGACACTCA GCATTTAAAAGAGCATTTACAACAAGAGTTTGGATTAGACGAGGACGCCGCAGCTCACTATCTTAAG GAGAATGATGCAAATGCACAATTCTTCCTCATGCACGACTACGACAATAATAGCAGATTAGATGGTTTGGAGATCCTGAACTCGCTATCGCACAACCACCACGAACAAG ATGCAGAACATAACAAGGAACAAAGCCAAGAGCAGCTGATCAGCTTTGTTGATCTAATTCTAAATGACCAAGACCTTGATAAAGACGGGTACATCAGCTATGCTGAGTTCATTCGCTTTATGAACAAACAGCAGCAGGAGGTGCACAAACAAGAGGAGCAGAAATCACAGGGGCACAGTGAACAAGTGAAAGGACAAGGGTAG